From Psychroflexus torquis ATCC 700755, the proteins below share one genomic window:
- a CDS encoding RagB/SusD family nutrient uptake outer membrane protein, translating to MNTFYNKCVLILIAFALVSCSDDFVDVDPPFQLTSGTFFETEDDFRNSLVGAYDLLQATYINVILGEIASDNANAGGESATDVVGWQQVDRMIHTPVNDDIDNVWDFNFAGVFRASYIIENKDKIDFDGKEQIIAEVRFLRAYFNFELVKWFGPIPIKPEGRFELGEETSIPRASVEDVYAYIENDLSLAILNLSPQPLQVGRASKASAQALLGKVHLFQDEFGLAAAQLNDVVNSGFRLYGTIPEEDVLNLFEYEAENSAEAVFEIQYTGTEGAGFGCLQCSEGNVMVGFSGVRGYDGPRYESGFGFNLPTQEMFDAFETNDLRRELSILDIETWAADTGATFTIGNQDPQTGHTGYYNRKYIPRQNDNLGDPNLTQPNNYRAIRFADVLLMAAEALNRGNINDVLALDYVNQVRNRAGLPDINVSGSQLTDEIYRQRRLELVGEGHRFFDLVRTGRAAQQIEGFTAGKNEVFPIPLEEIQFSQGNWEQNPNY from the coding sequence ATGAACACTTTTTATAATAAATGCGTATTGATTTTAATAGCATTTGCTTTGGTATCTTGTAGTGATGATTTTGTAGATGTAGATCCTCCTTTTCAGTTAACTTCGGGAACATTTTTTGAAACGGAAGACGATTTTCGAAATTCTCTAGTAGGCGCTTACGATCTTTTGCAAGCGACATACATCAATGTGATACTTGGAGAAATAGCATCTGATAATGCCAATGCTGGAGGAGAAAGTGCTACAGATGTTGTAGGATGGCAGCAAGTGGACAGAATGATACATACTCCTGTAAATGACGATATTGATAATGTTTGGGATTTTAATTTCGCTGGTGTGTTTAGAGCGTCTTATATTATTGAAAATAAAGATAAGATAGACTTTGACGGAAAAGAACAGATTATAGCTGAAGTCCGCTTCTTAAGAGCTTACTTCAATTTCGAATTAGTGAAATGGTTTGGACCTATCCCCATTAAACCAGAAGGGCGTTTTGAATTAGGAGAAGAGACTTCTATACCAAGAGCTTCTGTTGAAGATGTTTATGCCTACATTGAAAATGATTTGAGTTTAGCAATTCTAAATTTATCCCCACAACCACTTCAAGTTGGACGGGCCTCCAAAGCTTCTGCCCAGGCTTTACTCGGCAAAGTACACTTATTTCAGGATGAGTTTGGCTTAGCAGCAGCTCAACTTAACGATGTTGTAAATTCAGGATTCCGTCTTTATGGAACCATACCAGAAGAAGATGTTTTAAATCTATTCGAATATGAAGCAGAAAATAGCGCTGAAGCTGTATTTGAAATTCAATATACAGGTACAGAAGGTGCTGGATTTGGTTGTCTTCAGTGTAGTGAAGGAAATGTGATGGTTGGATTTAGTGGAGTAAGAGGGTATGATGGACCGCGTTATGAATCTGGCTTCGGATTTAATTTGCCTACACAAGAAATGTTTGATGCTTTTGAAACAAACGATTTACGAAGAGAACTAAGTATTTTAGATATTGAAACTTGGGCTGCAGACACTGGAGCAACTTTTACTATAGGAAATCAAGACCCACAAACAGGTCATACAGGATATTACAATAGAAAATATATTCCTCGGCAAAACGATAATCTTGGAGATCCTAATTTGACACAGCCTAATAATTATAGAGCTATACGTTTTGCAGATGTTTTACTGATGGCTGCAGAGGCCTTAAATAGAGGAAACATCAATGATGTTTTAGCTTTAGATTACGTGAACCAAGTTAGAAATAGAGCAGGCTTGCCAGATATAAATGTTTCTGGAAGTCAGCTTACAGATGAAATATACAGACAAAGGCGCTTAGAGCTAGTTGGTGAGGGACATCGTTTTTTCGATTTGGTAAGAACGGGCAGAGCTGCTCAACAAATAGAGGGCTTTACAGCAGGGAAAAATGAAGTTTTTCCAATACCCCTAGAAGAAATTCAATTTTCTCAAGGCAATTGGGAACAAAATCCTAACTACTAA
- a CDS encoding family 16 glycosylhydrolase gives MKNYRYFTLSLLAFILIISCQDDDNQFGTTEAPSNLQIDFSIVNADTENEFGDGSGAVEFTATADNAINYKYIFGDTQEAPETNGSISHTFNLNGVNTYTVTVIASGKGGTQTSTSSEVTVLSLFDDPATRAFLIGDNPPEDNNNDPVATKTWYVAFQEPGHLGVGPLDSSTPDFFAAPANGLAQCFYDDNFTIANAPNGMSFNHFNLDPDGVGVTFFNAEFNTVGGGGGPDDQCLPFDVSGEKSLSLSSATSGLPEGVSTGTQFSVTDGGFMGYYINTSSYEVLEISESYLYVRAISGSPGGPLAWYQKFTTNPDGSVEGGDGGPNLLETEYENLLFEEEFNVDGVPDPNIWNIEIGNGDNGWGNEELQYYTEDNVTVEDGVLKITVKREPTNGFDFSSTRMTTLNNFSYEYGRVEVRAKLPEGGGTWPAIWMLGENFPDVGWPETGEIDIMEHRGNQQDVIHGSLHLPGNFGGNAITESTTVAGVSQEFNNYTVEWSAERILFAVNDVVYHEFENTSGTPFNNPFFLILNVAMGGTFGGAADPAFTESTMEVDYIKVYQ, from the coding sequence ATGAAAAATTACAGGTATTTTACTTTAAGCTTATTAGCTTTCATTTTGATTATAAGTTGTCAAGATGACGATAATCAGTTCGGGACTACAGAAGCTCCTTCCAATTTACAGATTGACTTTTCTATAGTTAATGCCGATACAGAAAATGAATTTGGAGATGGAAGTGGTGCTGTAGAATTTACTGCCACTGCTGATAATGCTATCAATTACAAATACATTTTTGGAGATACCCAAGAAGCTCCAGAAACCAATGGCAGTATTTCGCATACTTTTAATTTAAATGGAGTAAATACGTACACGGTTACGGTCATAGCTTCTGGTAAAGGAGGAACTCAAACCAGCACTTCTTCAGAGGTGACTGTTTTAAGTTTATTTGACGATCCCGCGACTAGAGCCTTTCTTATTGGAGATAATCCTCCAGAAGATAACAATAATGACCCTGTTGCTACAAAAACGTGGTATGTTGCTTTTCAGGAGCCAGGTCACTTAGGAGTTGGTCCACTTGATTCTTCAACGCCAGACTTCTTTGCAGCTCCTGCTAATGGGTTAGCTCAATGCTTTTATGATGATAATTTTACCATAGCAAACGCACCAAATGGAATGTCATTTAACCACTTCAATCTAGATCCAGATGGGGTAGGAGTCACATTTTTTAATGCTGAGTTTAATACTGTTGGTGGTGGTGGTGGCCCAGATGATCAATGCTTACCTTTTGATGTTTCTGGTGAAAAATCCTTAAGTTTATCTTCAGCGACCTCTGGCTTACCAGAAGGAGTGAGTACTGGAACTCAATTCTCTGTTACAGATGGAGGCTTTATGGGTTATTATATCAATACAAGTTCTTATGAAGTTTTAGAAATTAGCGAAAGCTACCTTTACGTCAGAGCAATTTCTGGATCACCAGGAGGACCTTTAGCATGGTATCAGAAATTCACTACCAATCCTGATGGATCTGTAGAGGGAGGTGATGGGGGACCTAATCTCTTAGAAACTGAATATGAAAATTTACTCTTTGAAGAGGAATTTAATGTAGATGGTGTTCCAGATCCAAACATTTGGAATATCGAAATTGGTAATGGTGATAATGGATGGGGTAACGAAGAATTACAATATTATACAGAAGATAACGTGACTGTTGAAGATGGTGTTTTGAAAATCACAGTTAAAAGAGAACCTACTAATGGGTTTGATTTTTCATCGACACGTATGACGACTTTAAATAATTTTTCTTATGAATATGGTAGAGTAGAAGTCAGAGCAAAACTTCCTGAAGGAGGGGGGACATGGCCAGCGATTTGGATGCTAGGAGAAAATTTCCCTGATGTTGGCTGGCCTGAAACTGGAGAAATTGACATTATGGAGCATAGAGGAAATCAACAAGATGTGATTCATGGTTCTTTACACTTGCCAGGTAACTTTGGGGGTAATGCTATTACTGAATCAACAACTGTAGCTGGAGTTTCACAAGAATTTAATAATTACACAGTAGAGTGGTCTGCAGAACGTATTTTATTTGCTGTTAATGATGTTGTGTATCATGAATTCGAAAATACATCAGGGACGCCCTTCAATAATCCATTCTTTTTAATTTTAAATGTGGCAATGGGTGGTACTTTTGGTGGTGCAGCAGATCCTGCATTCACAGAAAGCACAATGGAAGTGGATTACATAAAAGTTTATCAATAA
- a CDS encoding SusC/RagA family TonB-linked outer membrane protein: MIKNFLLSTFCFFSLCLFSQVRDIEGSVADKESGMPLLGVNVIVEGTSQGTTTDFDGNFILPSVQEDATLVFSYLGFKTLKRKVAGKFQFEVQLEADTEALDDVVVIGYGSSSKRKITGSISTVNSESIQDLEPINAATALQGTSAGVTVTPQSGAPGAESNIRIRGVSTNGNSSPLIILNGAQYDGGLNSINPQDIESITVLKDAQAAIYGSIGANGVVLIETKRGERNQSAVITYNTYVGIQETTRELSLLNANEYVLLTNEKYANAGQDLPFTNLSQINNNTDWQDQVFETPTVVSNNVSIRGGSENTDYSFSASHLDQGGIVAPDKSNFKRSTASISINTDVRDFLNVSANVFFTNNRSQGINSFGLGSVLFNAINIAPVINRNQNNLDGTIDLGNEVVNPLAQINNTFNDFESNRLSGSFKAELEYIKDFKLTARYGFNSSKLNNREFFPEFNFGNGKVFNRPFNQVNLNQQDFYDYTFDLFNTIEKTFFDDLDVNFTLGTTVFRAHGEGLFGSRTGVPRNSFQFADLDSAIGVGDNQTNGSFVNEFRRLSYFSRVEFSYLDRYLLSGIIRRDTSSNFGPNNASAWFPSVTAGWIMTEEDFIGTNNFINFAKLRGSYGQLGNDQIGNFLFLSRLNGEATYVFGEDQSLTEGQALGPLANPNVKWEISTKLDLGLDLEFLNRDLRVTFDYYRNEREDLLIPSIPTSGIFGTSAPGSLAPTINAGTVVNKGIELSLNYSKEVNDDFSFSVNYNLSTVDNEVTQINGAPFLEGGQFSVGQLPPSRMEVGLPIGYFYGLKTDGIFQSQAEVDAHPSQALLGATARPGDIRFVDVNGDGTISQDDRTYIGDPIPDVTMGFNLSFNYKNFDFSAYSFANLGSEIVRNFERDQVNVNMLSRRLDRWTGPGTSSTEPRVSAGATANKLFSDYFVEDGSFLRIQTISFGYSLPTEALKTVGLTSVKIYAKVDNAFTFTEYSGYDPTASTGAPIGGGIDLGFYPLPRTYTLGLNVKL; this comes from the coding sequence ATGATTAAAAATTTTTTGTTATCGACGTTTTGCTTTTTTTCGCTTTGTCTGTTTTCGCAGGTGAGAGATATTGAAGGCAGTGTGGCAGATAAAGAATCTGGGATGCCATTATTAGGGGTGAATGTCATTGTAGAAGGCACTTCACAAGGGACAACCACAGATTTTGACGGTAACTTTATATTGCCTTCCGTCCAAGAGGACGCAACTCTTGTATTTTCCTATTTGGGGTTTAAAACTTTAAAGAGGAAAGTGGCAGGAAAATTCCAATTTGAAGTCCAACTAGAGGCAGATACTGAAGCTTTAGACGATGTAGTCGTTATTGGATATGGTTCGAGTAGTAAACGAAAAATCACGGGTTCTATTTCTACTGTTAACTCTGAATCAATACAGGATCTTGAACCTATCAATGCCGCAACTGCACTACAGGGAACTTCTGCAGGAGTAACTGTAACTCCTCAATCTGGTGCGCCTGGGGCAGAATCTAATATTAGAATTAGAGGAGTGTCAACCAACGGAAATAGTTCTCCACTAATTATCCTAAATGGTGCCCAGTACGACGGAGGTTTAAACTCCATTAATCCACAGGATATTGAGTCAATCACAGTTTTAAAAGATGCACAAGCTGCCATTTATGGTTCCATAGGAGCCAACGGGGTTGTTCTTATTGAAACTAAGAGAGGAGAAAGAAATCAATCTGCAGTGATAACATATAATACTTATGTTGGCATACAAGAAACAACAAGGGAATTGTCTTTATTGAATGCCAATGAATATGTGCTACTGACCAATGAAAAATATGCTAACGCAGGTCAGGATTTGCCATTTACTAATCTATCTCAAATTAACAATAATACAGATTGGCAAGATCAAGTCTTTGAAACTCCTACAGTTGTTAGCAATAATGTATCCATAAGAGGAGGGTCTGAGAATACAGATTACTCCTTCAGCGCATCTCACCTAGACCAAGGTGGTATTGTTGCTCCAGATAAATCTAATTTTAAGAGGTCCACAGCCAGCATCTCCATAAACACAGATGTGAGGGATTTTTTAAATGTGAGTGCTAATGTGTTTTTTACAAATAATAGATCTCAAGGCATAAATTCATTTGGACTTGGCTCTGTTCTTTTTAACGCCATTAATATTGCCCCAGTAATCAATCGGAACCAGAATAATTTGGATGGAACTATAGATTTGGGAAACGAAGTGGTTAACCCACTAGCGCAAATTAATAATACCTTCAATGATTTTGAGAGCAATCGATTAAGTGGTTCTTTTAAAGCTGAATTGGAATATATCAAGGATTTTAAATTAACTGCCAGATATGGATTCAATTCTTCTAAACTAAACAATAGGGAGTTCTTCCCAGAGTTTAATTTTGGTAATGGAAAGGTTTTTAATCGTCCCTTTAATCAAGTCAATCTCAACCAACAAGATTTCTACGATTATACGTTTGATTTATTTAATACGATCGAAAAAACGTTCTTCGACGATTTAGATGTAAACTTTACACTAGGAACAACAGTTTTTAGAGCTCATGGTGAGGGACTTTTTGGTTCTAGAACAGGAGTCCCTAGAAATAGCTTTCAGTTTGCAGATTTAGATTCTGCTATTGGAGTTGGAGATAATCAAACCAATGGTTCATTCGTTAACGAATTCAGGAGATTATCTTATTTCAGTAGAGTAGAGTTTTCGTATTTAGATCGCTATTTATTATCGGGGATTATACGCCGTGATACCTCTTCTAATTTTGGACCAAATAATGCCTCTGCATGGTTTCCTTCGGTTACTGCAGGTTGGATTATGACTGAAGAAGATTTTATAGGAACTAATAATTTTATAAATTTTGCAAAATTAAGAGGGAGTTACGGTCAATTAGGAAATGATCAAATTGGTAATTTTCTTTTTCTTTCAAGACTCAACGGCGAAGCGACCTATGTTTTTGGAGAAGACCAAAGTTTAACAGAAGGCCAAGCTTTAGGTCCTCTGGCTAATCCGAACGTCAAGTGGGAAATTTCAACAAAATTAGACCTTGGACTTGATCTTGAATTTTTAAACAGGGACTTACGAGTAACATTCGATTATTATAGAAATGAAAGAGAGGATTTGTTAATACCTAGTATACCAACCTCTGGTATTTTTGGAACTTCCGCGCCAGGGAGTTTAGCTCCTACAATTAATGCAGGTACTGTTGTAAATAAGGGTATTGAATTGTCTTTAAACTATAGTAAAGAAGTTAATGATGATTTCTCCTTTAGTGTGAATTATAATTTGAGTACTGTAGATAACGAAGTTACCCAAATAAACGGAGCACCATTTCTTGAAGGTGGACAGTTTAGTGTAGGACAACTTCCACCCTCAAGAATGGAGGTTGGTCTACCAATAGGTTATTTTTATGGTCTAAAAACCGATGGGATTTTTCAGTCCCAAGCTGAAGTAGATGCACATCCTTCTCAAGCTTTGCTTGGAGCAACGGCAAGACCTGGTGATATAAGGTTTGTGGATGTAAATGGTGACGGGACAATAAGCCAAGATGATAGAACCTATATTGGAGATCCTATTCCTGACGTTACTATGGGTTTTAATTTATCTTTCAATTACAAAAACTTTGATTTTAGTGCCTACTCATTTGCTAATCTTGGTAGCGAAATTGTAAGAAATTTTGAGCGTGATCAAGTTAATGTGAACATGTTAAGTCGCAGATTAGATCGTTGGACAGGGCCAGGTACTTCCTCTACAGAGCCTAGAGTTTCCGCAGGGGCAACTGCAAACAAATTATTCTCAGACTATTTTGTTGAAGATGGTTCTTTCCTTAGGATCCAGACCATCTCTTTTGGATACTCTTTACCAACGGAGGCTTTAAAAACTGTAGGACTCACTTCTGTAAAAATCTATGCAAAAGTAGATAATGCTTTTACATTTACAGAATACTCAGGTTACGACCCAACTGCATCTACTGGTGCTCCAATAGGAGGTGGAATTGACTTAGGCTTTTACCCCCTTCCTAGAACATATACATTAGGACTAAATGTTAAACTTTAA
- a CDS encoding sugar porter family MFS transporter, whose product MKSKTFLLLITSVSALGGFLFGYDTGVINGAQYFLSQHFDLDPALKGWVVGSALIGCLVGALSAGYLSMKIGRKYSLIISAALFTISAWGSGLPSFLPDSVSLLVVFRIIGGLGIGIASMSAPMYIAEIAPSHRRGTLVTFYQLAIVIGFFVVFLVTYFIGDKLSVAENISFGWRRMFWSELIPSSLFLVLLFFVPKSPRWLYLMQRPEEGYGTLLKIHGSELAKIEAHQIQDSIDQNLEKPKVNFFSKAILGIILIGTIFSMLQQFTGINAVLYYGSDIFEKALGFGKDDVIEQQILLAFINLIFTFIAMFSVDKFGRKPLVYIGCVGMIIGFSLLGISLQQQSVGLVSLIGVLLFIASFAMSMGPVVWVLLSEMFPNRIRSAAMSIAVAAQWASNYVVSQFFPVVSESETNMNSFWNGSLPYFIFIGFIILIIVFTYKFLPETKNKSLEELEDIWD is encoded by the coding sequence ATGAAGTCCAAAACGTTTTTATTGCTCATTACCTCCGTATCTGCACTTGGTGGATTTTTGTTTGGTTATGATACAGGTGTTATTAATGGTGCTCAATACTTTCTGAGTCAACACTTTGACTTAGATCCAGCTTTAAAGGGTTGGGTCGTTGGGTCGGCCTTAATAGGGTGTCTTGTAGGGGCCCTGAGTGCGGGTTACCTAAGTATGAAAATTGGTAGAAAGTACTCATTAATTATCTCTGCAGCTTTATTTACAATTTCAGCATGGGGCTCAGGCTTACCTTCTTTTCTACCTGATTCAGTTAGCTTATTGGTGGTTTTTAGAATTATAGGTGGGCTTGGTATAGGTATTGCCTCTATGTCTGCTCCTATGTATATTGCCGAAATTGCCCCCTCACACAGGCGTGGAACTTTAGTTACCTTTTACCAATTGGCTATTGTTATTGGTTTTTTTGTAGTGTTTTTGGTAACTTACTTTATTGGTGATAAGTTAAGTGTCGCTGAGAACATTTCCTTTGGCTGGCGACGAATGTTTTGGTCGGAGTTAATTCCTAGTAGCTTGTTTTTGGTTCTGCTATTTTTTGTCCCTAAAAGTCCAAGATGGTTATACCTGATGCAAAGACCTGAAGAAGGGTATGGCACTCTTTTAAAAATCCATGGTAGTGAATTGGCCAAGATAGAGGCTCATCAAATTCAGGATTCGATTGATCAAAATCTAGAAAAGCCTAAAGTCAACTTTTTTTCGAAAGCAATTTTAGGTATTATACTCATAGGGACTATATTTTCAATGTTACAACAATTTACTGGGATTAACGCCGTGTTATATTATGGCTCAGATATTTTTGAAAAAGCTTTAGGTTTTGGGAAAGATGACGTTATTGAACAACAAATTCTTTTAGCTTTTATTAATTTGATTTTCACTTTTATCGCTATGTTCTCTGTAGATAAATTTGGAAGAAAACCTTTGGTTTATATTGGATGCGTCGGTATGATAATTGGATTTTCTTTACTCGGTATTAGTCTTCAACAACAAAGTGTTGGGTTGGTTTCTCTGATAGGCGTATTGCTTTTTATCGCTTCTTTTGCCATGTCTATGGGACCTGTAGTTTGGGTTTTGCTTTCCGAGATGTTTCCTAATCGAATTAGAAGTGCCGCCATGTCTATTGCTGTTGCAGCCCAATGGGCTTCGAATTACGTTGTATCACAATTTTTTCCTGTTGTTTCTGAAAGTGAGACTAATATGAATAGCTTTTGGAATGGATCATTACCCTATTTTATTTTTATAGGATTTATAATACTTATCATAGTGTTTACTTACAAATTTTTACCAGAAACCAAAAACAAATCACTTGAAGAGCTTGAGGATATTTGGGATTAA
- a CDS encoding helix-turn-helix and ligand-binding sensor domain-containing protein produces the protein MKSLRIFGIKTYNLYNVKFHVSLHVCLFFCFLGSSHSQELPPVLSFSPKDYQADNQNWSITQGENKHIYIANNKGLLEYDGEAWALYLSPNQTILRSVFFHDDKIYSGSYREFGFWEKQSTGALVYNSLSLDIIDSIGTDEQFWTIERLEDWIIFQSLDHIYTYHTDDKFVNKIPIEGSISKMFKLESDLYFQIVNKGLFKIEDGNPLLVSDHAFFTTNLITNLYTYKNQILVQTETEGIYTLEEVPQLWPSNSTSLNTFNVYASLQKTDGGIVLGTISQGVIFLTPEGLITNQISQQEGLTNNTVLSVFEDKDSNIWLGLDNGIDCVNINSSISVFNDDKGILGTIYTSIVHHNRLYLGTNQGLFFRTVESPGEDFQLVEGSKGQVWTLKTIDDTLFCGHNNGTFVVGDTDFEQLSELLGTWCFKSVPNQPSLIIQGNYSGLSVLEKVTGQWQFRNKIKNFDVSSKFVEFISPTEVLIDHEYKGVYRISLDKDFTQVSKIHQYVDLEKGLYSSLAKFKGQVYYAQQKGIWKFQMENNTFQKDSLLSQMYSEETYSSGKLSVTEGEIGLWSFNKNSVDFTLQGKLNENYRLASIPITSDSRGTMAGYENILQLSDDEYLLGFTQGYMVINYDKFSKSKIDQPLNLTSIKYWENGKESVFLAKDQPAVLKNKFNNIHFNFSVPHFEKYFSSEYQFRLKGFLEDWTAWGSQNEITYSNLASGDYEFQVRARIGESYQKSSKSFIFTVERPFSFSNLMLIVYLLTSIVFFLVIHTIYKRYYKKQKIELKRKANQELELKELESEQELMQVKNEQLKQDIETKNRELAVSTMSLIKKNEFLNSIKEELQKSKPLQASSRNVIKIIDKNINNSDDWKIFEEAFNNADKDFLKKMKSKHNSLTPNDLRLSAYLRLNLSSKEIAPLFNISTKSVEVKRYRLRKKMDLPREIGLADYILEI, from the coding sequence TTGAAGAGCTTGAGGATATTTGGGATTAAGACTTACAATCTTTACAATGTTAAGTTTCATGTATCCCTACATGTTTGCCTATTCTTTTGCTTTCTAGGATCCAGTCACTCTCAGGAATTGCCTCCTGTTTTAAGTTTTTCGCCAAAAGACTATCAAGCTGATAACCAGAACTGGTCCATTACACAAGGAGAAAACAAGCACATCTATATAGCCAATAATAAAGGACTATTGGAGTATGATGGGGAGGCATGGGCGCTATACCTTTCTCCTAACCAAACCATTCTTCGCTCTGTTTTTTTTCATGATGACAAAATATATTCAGGGAGTTATCGGGAATTTGGATTTTGGGAAAAACAGTCTACAGGTGCTTTAGTCTACAATTCACTATCTCTCGATATTATCGATTCTATTGGTACAGATGAACAATTCTGGACCATTGAAAGGCTTGAAGACTGGATCATTTTTCAATCTTTAGATCATATATACACTTACCATACTGATGATAAGTTCGTAAATAAAATTCCTATTGAAGGTTCAATTTCAAAAATGTTTAAGTTAGAGTCAGATCTTTATTTTCAGATTGTAAATAAGGGGCTTTTCAAAATTGAAGATGGCAACCCTTTATTGGTTTCAGATCATGCCTTCTTTACAACCAATCTTATCACTAATCTTTATACCTATAAGAATCAAATCTTGGTGCAAACCGAAACAGAAGGCATTTATACATTAGAGGAAGTCCCTCAATTATGGCCTTCAAATTCTACTAGCCTTAACACCTTTAATGTATATGCGAGTTTACAAAAGACTGACGGAGGTATAGTTTTAGGGACTATTTCTCAGGGCGTTATTTTTCTTACTCCCGAAGGTCTTATTACGAATCAAATTTCACAGCAAGAGGGCCTTACCAATAATACAGTTTTATCTGTCTTTGAGGATAAAGACAGTAATATTTGGCTTGGACTCGATAATGGTATTGATTGTGTTAATATAAACTCTTCAATTAGTGTTTTTAATGATGATAAAGGAATTTTAGGCACCATATATACTTCCATCGTTCACCATAATCGTCTCTATTTAGGAACAAATCAGGGTCTTTTCTTTAGAACAGTTGAAAGTCCTGGCGAGGACTTTCAACTTGTGGAAGGGTCTAAGGGACAAGTATGGACTCTTAAAACCATTGATGACACCTTATTTTGTGGCCATAACAACGGGACGTTTGTGGTGGGAGATACCGACTTTGAGCAACTTTCTGAGTTGCTAGGTACATGGTGTTTCAAGTCGGTTCCAAACCAACCAAGCCTTATTATACAAGGTAATTATTCAGGATTGAGTGTTTTAGAGAAGGTGACTGGTCAATGGCAGTTTCGTAACAAAATCAAAAATTTTGACGTGTCTTCAAAATTTGTTGAATTTATATCACCCACTGAAGTTTTAATTGATCACGAGTATAAAGGTGTTTATCGCATAAGCTTAGATAAAGATTTTACTCAAGTTTCTAAAATTCACCAATACGTAGATCTAGAAAAAGGCCTATATTCTAGTTTGGCTAAATTTAAAGGCCAAGTCTATTACGCCCAACAAAAAGGCATTTGGAAATTTCAGATGGAAAATAATACTTTTCAAAAAGACAGTTTATTAAGCCAGATGTATTCTGAAGAGACTTATTCCTCTGGGAAATTGTCAGTAACTGAAGGAGAAATTGGACTCTGGAGTTTTAATAAAAATAGTGTAGATTTTACCTTACAAGGTAAATTGAATGAGAATTACAGGTTAGCTTCCATTCCAATTACCTCGGATTCTAGAGGAACGATGGCTGGTTATGAAAATATTCTTCAGTTAAGTGACGATGAATACTTATTAGGCTTTACACAAGGCTATATGGTCATCAATTATGATAAATTTTCTAAATCAAAAATTGATCAACCTCTAAATTTAACTTCTATAAAGTACTGGGAAAATGGAAAAGAATCCGTCTTTCTGGCTAAAGATCAACCAGCAGTATTAAAGAATAAGTTCAATAATATTCATTTTAATTTTAGTGTACCACACTTTGAAAAATACTTTTCTTCCGAATATCAATTTCGGCTTAAGGGGTTTTTAGAAGACTGGACCGCATGGGGGTCACAAAATGAAATAACATACAGTAATCTGGCTTCCGGCGATTACGAATTTCAGGTGAGAGCAAGAATTGGAGAGAGTTATCAAAAGAGCTCCAAATCGTTTATATTTACTGTAGAGCGTCCTTTTTCTTTTTCAAACCTTATGCTTATTGTTTATCTTTTAACTTCAATTGTTTTCTTTTTAGTGATTCACACTATTTATAAACGCTATTATAAAAAACAAAAAATTGAACTAAAGCGGAAAGCCAATCAAGAATTAGAACTTAAAGAACTAGAAAGTGAGCAAGAGCTTATGCAAGTTAAAAATGAACAGCTCAAACAGGACATAGAAACTAAGAATAGAGAGTTGGCTGTCTCTACGATGAGCTTAATCAAGAAAAATGAATTTCTAAATTCAATTAAAGAGGAACTCCAAAAATCAAAACCATTACAAGCTTCTTCTAGGAATGTGATTAAGATTATCGATAAAAATATCAACAATTCAGACGATTGGAAGATCTTCGAAGAAGCCTTTAATAATGCAGATAAAGACTTTTTGAAAAAGATGAAATCCAAACATAATTCTCTAACACCAAATGATTTAAGACTTAGCGCTTACTTGCGTTTGAATTTATCGTCCAAAGAGATCGCACCGCTCTTCAACATATCTACGAAAAGTGTTGAAGTGAAGCGATATCGTTTGCGTAAAAAAATGGACTTACCGCGTGAAATTGGCTTAGCAGATTATATTTTGGAAATTTAG